The following coding sequences are from one Halobaculum magnesiiphilum window:
- a CDS encoding AMP-binding protein yields MHMGRVFQRSVERNPNRTAVVDPDEGVEYDYNDWNERVDQLVEGLEDLGVGPGDRVAVVMQPRVQAGTIYWAVQKIGAVFVPFNIRAAADELTFLVDNTDPDVIIYSEIGREAIDGAHESFDSDINLVYIDEDIPTYASPYESVLAEDAEPHEPASVEPDTTSIILHTSGTTGQPKGVPRTHTNTYTAAKAHAIQSQWVDGERTLGLMPIYHTMGIRSLVTTMILSGTWVAQRSFSPEQTADLIESEELTSLYLVPTVFHDLVKSEAIEGTDTSSVERLGYAGTPMTKSVEAQVRNTFEPSVFVNHYGSTEVYTYSVCSWIDEKSGSAGRAGINTRVRVVDAKRDEAVDPERTVDPGTLGEIIVDATSPEAFDGYLDRPDATEQAFVDDWYFTGDLGYRDEDGDLFVVGRVDDMIISGGENIYPVEVENVLDGHEEIDEVAVVGLEDERWNQVVTAFVTVPGSQPTGLSELAERLDDYCRESSDLADFKRPRKYVFVDEIVKSNVGKVLRRKLGIDDLDVTVYANVNV; encoded by the coding sequence ATGCACATGGGAAGAGTCTTTCAGCGATCAGTCGAACGGAATCCAAATCGAACCGCTGTCGTCGATCCCGATGAGGGTGTCGAGTACGACTACAACGATTGGAACGAGCGTGTCGATCAACTAGTAGAGGGATTGGAAGACCTCGGCGTCGGTCCTGGCGATCGCGTGGCCGTGGTTATGCAACCACGTGTTCAAGCGGGAACGATCTACTGGGCGGTGCAGAAGATCGGTGCAGTGTTCGTACCTTTCAATATTCGGGCGGCTGCCGACGAGTTGACGTTCCTAGTGGATAATACAGATCCGGATGTGATCATCTACTCCGAGATCGGCCGTGAGGCGATCGACGGAGCACACGAATCGTTTGATTCGGATATCAACCTCGTCTACATTGACGAGGATATTCCAACGTACGCTTCGCCCTACGAGTCCGTGCTGGCTGAAGATGCGGAGCCGCATGAACCGGCTTCGGTCGAACCGGATACGACGAGCATCATTCTACACACGAGCGGTACAACAGGCCAGCCAAAGGGTGTTCCGCGAACGCACACGAACACGTACACTGCGGCGAAGGCACATGCGATTCAGTCACAGTGGGTCGACGGGGAGCGGACGCTTGGGCTTATGCCGATATACCATACCATGGGGATTCGGTCACTCGTCACAACCATGATCCTCAGCGGCACGTGGGTAGCTCAACGTTCGTTCTCACCTGAACAAACCGCTGATCTGATCGAGTCAGAGGAGTTGACGAGTCTTTATCTGGTCCCAACAGTGTTCCACGACCTGGTAAAATCCGAGGCCATCGAGGGTACGGACACATCCAGCGTCGAGCGGTTGGGATACGCCGGCACTCCGATGACCAAATCCGTTGAGGCCCAAGTGAGGAACACGTTTGAACCAAGCGTCTTCGTCAATCACTATGGTAGTACAGAGGTGTACACCTATAGTGTCTGTTCGTGGATCGACGAAAAATCAGGATCAGCTGGCCGCGCAGGGATCAACACGCGAGTACGCGTTGTAGACGCAAAGCGCGACGAGGCAGTCGATCCGGAACGTACCGTTGACCCGGGAACGCTCGGCGAGATTATCGTCGATGCAACCTCTCCGGAGGCGTTCGACGGATACCTTGATCGCCCAGATGCAACCGAGCAGGCGTTTGTGGATGACTGGTACTTCACCGGGGACCTTGGTTATCGAGATGAGGATGGCGATCTGTTCGTCGTCGGTCGAGTTGATGATATGATCATCAGCGGTGGCGAGAACATCTATCCAGTGGAAGTTGAGAACGTGCTCGATGGACACGAGGAGATCGACGAGGTAGCAGTGGTCGGCCTCGAGGACGAACGTTGGAACCAGGTAGTCACTGCCTTTGTGACCGTTCCCGGATCCCAGCCAACAGGTCTTTCGGAACTGGCCGAACGGCTCGATGACTACTGTCGCGAAAGTTCTGACCTAGCCGACTTCAAGCGACCGCGTAAATATGTCTTCGTCGATGAGATCGTTAAGAGTAATGTAGGAAAGGTGCTACGACGAAAACTTGGAATCGATGACCTCGATGTAACCGTCTACGCGAACGTCAACGTATAA
- a CDS encoding Cdc6/Cdc18 family protein yields the protein MTDSVSEGEFNTLGDYADEHGVATPQQRPERDDPLSVLDEEDPIFRDESILRIEHIPDAGKIVGRNRQIEAIAQRMKPAQQGNSGKGTIVLGKSGSGKTLVTRYVSREVQGRAADNDVRVGRAVVDCRQRRSETQAVIDIANQLNDPQATDISIPLKGIATGDYYDRLWRIVDELYDAIIIILDELDRLSPQEEMGSATRHQDADDSQLLYELSRAGEMENIDAGLTIFGISNDLKYGDRLDTRVESSFAPEEEVFPSYDANQLRDILEKRRDAFHDDVLTDDVIPLASAFSAQDHGDARRAIDFLRLAGEIARDTGADQVTENHVRAANDDTDVSRIQDLIDGTPTQVQIALTALAALSEVTNDNVTEFKAGEVHSVYKLFANDIDAEAHTQRYVTDLLREYDTMKLLSMERTGDGYASGNALWLELLDDPSLILRSVGAESRLRELRFDAEMRQAVLQRLSR from the coding sequence ATGACGGACAGCGTCTCCGAGGGCGAGTTCAACACCCTCGGTGACTACGCCGACGAGCACGGCGTTGCTACGCCACAACAGCGGCCCGAACGGGATGATCCGCTATCGGTGCTCGACGAGGAGGACCCGATATTCCGTGATGAGTCGATCCTTCGGATCGAGCATATCCCCGATGCCGGGAAGATCGTCGGCCGCAACCGACAAATCGAGGCGATCGCTCAACGGATGAAGCCGGCCCAGCAGGGGAACTCCGGGAAAGGTACCATTGTCCTCGGGAAAAGCGGCTCCGGGAAAACACTCGTCACGCGCTACGTGAGTCGCGAGGTCCAGGGACGGGCAGCTGACAACGACGTCCGTGTCGGCCGCGCGGTTGTTGACTGCCGCCAGCGCCGCTCGGAGACGCAAGCCGTGATCGATATCGCGAACCAGCTCAACGATCCGCAGGCAACCGACATCTCGATCCCGCTGAAGGGGATCGCAACCGGCGATTACTATGATCGGCTGTGGCGAATCGTCGACGAACTGTACGACGCCATTATCATTATCCTCGACGAGCTCGACCGACTTTCACCACAAGAGGAGATGGGGTCGGCCACACGCCACCAGGACGCCGATGACTCCCAACTGTTGTATGAACTTTCGCGAGCAGGCGAAATGGAAAACATCGATGCCGGATTGACGATCTTCGGAATCTCGAATGACCTCAAATACGGCGATCGGCTTGATACGCGCGTCGAGTCGTCGTTCGCCCCCGAGGAAGAGGTCTTCCCGTCCTACGACGCGAACCAACTTCGTGATATCCTCGAGAAACGACGTGATGCATTCCACGACGATGTGCTCACTGATGACGTGATCCCGCTCGCGTCTGCGTTCTCGGCTCAGGACCACGGCGACGCCCGCCGAGCGATCGACTTCCTGCGGCTAGCCGGCGAGATAGCTCGAGATACCGGTGCTGATCAAGTAACCGAGAACCACGTCCGGGCCGCCAACGATGATACGGATGTCTCTCGGATCCAGGATCTTATCGATGGCACACCGACGCAGGTCCAGATCGCGCTCACGGCACTTGCTGCGCTTAGCGAGGTGACGAACGACAACGTGACCGAGTTCAAAGCCGGCGAGGTCCACTCTGTCTACAAACTCTTCGCGAACGATATCGATGCAGAGGCACACACACAACGATACGTCACTGACCTGTTGCGTGAGTACGACACCATGAAACTCCTCTCGATGGAACGAACTGGTGACGGCTACGCGAGTGGGAATGCACTCTGGCTCGAACTCCTTGACGATCCCTCCCTCATCCTCCGGTCGGTCGGGGCTGAATCCCGGCTCCGCGAGCTTCGATTTGATGCTGAGATGCGCCAGGCTGTTCTACAGCGGTTGTCGCGGTAG
- a CDS encoding SOS response-associated peptidase codes for MCGRNSLFIDQADLEARFDAQVVADGGYSPRYNITPGDNLHIITAEASDEIDAYHWGLIPFWADQPEEGIINARSDTADEKRVFEQAWESRPCLVLSSGFYEWKAPNGGSKQPYRIYREDDPAFAMAGLWEVWEGDNETISCVTILTTEPNDLMNSIHDRMPVVLPQDVESDWLTADPDTRKELCQPYPKEDLDAYEISTRVNNPGNDDPQVIKPLDHEQSGLGEFNSG; via the coding sequence ATGTGTGGTCGAAACTCCCTCTTCATCGACCAGGCCGACCTCGAGGCTCGCTTCGATGCCCAGGTTGTCGCGGACGGCGGGTATTCACCTCGATACAATATCACGCCTGGCGACAACCTACACATCATCACGGCTGAGGCTTCCGACGAGATAGACGCCTACCACTGGGGGCTGATTCCGTTCTGGGCGGACCAGCCCGAGGAGGGTATCATCAACGCCCGCTCCGATACTGCCGATGAGAAACGCGTCTTCGAACAGGCGTGGGAATCCCGCCCCTGTCTGGTTCTCTCGTCGGGGTTTTACGAGTGGAAAGCGCCGAACGGCGGGTCGAAACAGCCCTACCGGATTTACCGGGAGGACGACCCCGCGTTCGCGATGGCCGGGCTCTGGGAGGTCTGGGAGGGCGACAACGAGACGATTTCGTGCGTCACGATTCTCACAACGGAACCGAACGACCTGATGAACTCAATCCATGACCGGATGCCGGTCGTCCTCCCACAAGACGTCGAGTCCGACTGGCTCACCGCAGATCCGGACACACGCAAGGAGCTGTGCCAGCCATATCCGAAAGAGGATCTAGACGCCTACGAGATCTCGACGCGGGTCAACAACCCCGGCAACGACGATCCTCAGGTCATCAAGCCGCTGGACCACGAGCAATCAGGCCTCGGTGAGTTCAACTCTGGATAG
- a CDS encoding rubrerythrin-like domain-containing protein translates to MKDVDSGSDEETPYECFECGNIIIAEDSPGQCPDCSGPMRNRRMPLE, encoded by the coding sequence ATGAAAGATGTCGACTCTGGATCAGACGAAGAAACCCCCTACGAGTGCTTCGAGTGTGGCAATATCATCATCGCGGAGGATAGCCCTGGCCAGTGCCCCGACTGTAGCGGCCCGATGCGAAACCGTCGTATGCCACTCGAATGA
- the gdhB gene encoding glutamate dehydrogenase GdhB — translation MASKPDSTHDDSDDKAADSTEPESALETARRQLYHAASYLDIDQNIVERLKYPKKVHEVTIPIERDDGTVEVFTGYRAQHDSVRGPYKGGLRYHPDVTRDECVGLGMWMTWKCAVMDLPFGGAKGGVAVNPKELSPEEKERLTRRFTQEIRGVIGPNQDIPAPDMGTDPKTMAWLMDAYSMQEGETTPGVVTGKPPVVGGSEGREEAPGRSVAIISQLVCEYYDCQLEDTTVAIQGYGSVGANAARLLDEWGATIVAISDVNGAMYEPDGIDTASVPSHDEEPEAVTTYADTVISNEELLTLDVDVLIPAALGNVITKENAEAIAADLVVEGANGPTTSTADSMLADRDVAVIPDILANAGGVTVSYFEWLQDINRRAWSLERVNDELEAEMQAAWDAVRSEFEQRDVTWRDAAYIVALSRIAEAHEARGLWP, via the coding sequence ATGGCATCGAAACCTGATAGCACCCACGACGATTCAGACGACAAGGCAGCTGATTCGACCGAACCCGAATCGGCGCTCGAAACCGCACGCCGCCAGCTCTACCATGCTGCCAGCTATCTCGATATCGACCAGAACATCGTCGAACGGCTCAAATATCCCAAAAAGGTCCACGAGGTGACGATCCCCATCGAACGGGATGACGGCACGGTCGAAGTGTTCACAGGCTACCGCGCGCAGCACGACAGCGTCAGAGGGCCATACAAGGGCGGGTTGCGATACCACCCGGACGTGACCAGAGACGAGTGTGTCGGCCTCGGCATGTGGATGACCTGGAAGTGTGCCGTCATGGACCTCCCGTTCGGCGGAGCCAAGGGTGGTGTCGCCGTCAACCCGAAGGAGCTGAGTCCGGAAGAGAAGGAGCGGCTCACCCGTCGGTTTACACAAGAGATTCGCGGCGTTATCGGGCCCAACCAAGATATCCCCGCCCCGGATATGGGGACGGATCCGAAGACGATGGCGTGGTTGATGGACGCGTACTCGATGCAGGAAGGCGAAACGACACCGGGCGTCGTCACCGGAAAACCGCCAGTGGTCGGCGGCAGTGAAGGCCGTGAAGAAGCTCCTGGACGGAGCGTTGCGATCATCTCGCAGTTGGTCTGCGAGTACTACGACTGCCAGCTCGAGGATACCACCGTGGCAATTCAGGGGTACGGGAGCGTCGGGGCGAATGCGGCCCGACTCCTCGATGAGTGGGGCGCGACCATCGTCGCGATCAGCGACGTGAATGGAGCGATGTACGAACCAGATGGAATCGATACGGCATCAGTTCCGTCCCACGACGAAGAGCCGGAAGCCGTCACCACATACGCCGACACCGTGATTTCGAACGAGGAGCTTCTCACCCTCGACGTCGACGTCCTTATTCCGGCCGCCCTGGGGAACGTGATTACCAAAGAGAACGCGGAAGCGATCGCCGCCGATCTCGTCGTCGAGGGTGCTAACGGCCCGACAACGTCCACGGCTGATTCGATGCTCGCCGACCGGGATGTCGCCGTGATTCCCGATATTCTCGCCAACGCAGGCGGTGTCACCGTGAGCTACTTCGAGTGGCTGCAGGACATCAATCGGCGAGCGTGGTCACTCGAACGGGTGAACGATGAACTCGAGGCGGAGATGCAGGCCGCTTGGGATGCGGTTCGATCGGAGTTCGAGCAACGCGACGTTACGTGGCGTGATGCAGCCTACATCGTGGCGCTGTCCCGCATCGCTGAGGCGCATGAAGCACGTGGGTTGTGGCCGTAG
- a CDS encoding XdhC family protein: MPTSPDSPWSATSSDIHDAIAEIVSTNREAALATVISVEGSGYRRPGAKMVVEPKGSVAGAVTAGCLEDSVVELSATVLDQGEPHIQTYDLTSSDDPDAWGLGLGCNGVVELLVEPIDESYQPVVDELQSGRSMTVITTLESSVSSTVAGDRAVMGENESVIPSVRGLPSHIVDAVRSSGEDFSAPETRTVQISIDGDPVRILIDRFEPAPRLLLFGGQPDAGPVVNLANSAGFDVHLHTARGGNADPGRFPSASEVTATRPSDVGDHVTRPDHTYAIVMSHNFVDDRLALESLLETEVDYIGVMGPEKRFRQLTDELPIDVDSNRIAAPVGLDLGGDEPMAIAFSIVGELLAAHNGGSGRPLSKQDGPIHPR; this comes from the coding sequence ATGCCCACATCACCAGATAGTCCGTGGAGTGCGACTAGTTCAGACATACATGACGCAATCGCGGAGATCGTTTCGACGAATCGGGAGGCTGCACTTGCGACCGTCATATCGGTTGAAGGATCCGGGTATCGTCGTCCGGGTGCCAAAATGGTCGTCGAACCAAAGGGTTCAGTAGCGGGAGCAGTGACGGCTGGATGTCTTGAGGATTCTGTCGTGGAACTATCGGCCACGGTACTTGATCAGGGTGAGCCACACATCCAAACGTACGACCTTACGAGCAGCGATGATCCCGACGCTTGGGGGCTCGGTCTTGGCTGCAACGGCGTTGTTGAACTGTTGGTTGAACCGATAGACGAGAGTTATCAACCAGTCGTAGACGAACTTCAATCGGGGCGTTCCATGACCGTTATCACGACTCTCGAGTCCTCGGTGTCCAGTACGGTCGCTGGTGACCGAGCAGTCATGGGGGAGAATGAATCAGTCATTCCCAGTGTTCGCGGACTCCCTTCACACATTGTTGATGCCGTCAGATCGTCTGGAGAAGACTTCTCTGCACCGGAAACTCGAACTGTTCAAATCTCAATAGATGGTGATCCAGTTCGCATACTTATCGACCGCTTCGAACCGGCACCCAGACTACTTCTCTTCGGTGGCCAGCCAGACGCGGGACCGGTCGTCAACTTGGCAAACAGCGCGGGGTTTGATGTCCACTTACACACTGCTCGCGGCGGTAACGCGGACCCAGGGCGGTTTCCCTCCGCAAGTGAGGTTACGGCGACGCGACCGTCGGATGTAGGCGATCATGTCACTCGGCCGGACCACACCTATGCGATCGTCATGTCGCATAATTTCGTAGACGATCGACTCGCACTAGAGTCACTATTAGAGACTGAAGTCGACTATATCGGTGTAATGGGTCCAGAAAAGAGGTTTCGTCAACTAACCGACGAGCTACCTATCGACGTGGACAGTAATCGGATCGCTGCCCCTGTGGGATTGGACCTTGGTGGGGACGAGCCAATGGCGATCGCATTCAGCATCGTTGGAGAGCTACTTGCAGCCCACAATGGTGGCAGTGGGAGACCCCTCTCGAAGCAGGACGGTCCCATCCATCCACGGTAA
- a CDS encoding DUF7342 family protein codes for MSEFDPAPDSAREQPRWQEGTDTFGRVYDVVLGLTSPTAYTEVAELADCSPNAAKKHLDRLTEMGIARADRESRPAKYDRNDGYLEWQEASQIAADLSIDEIIDRVEALEERRADYESQFGTTDPATVSVFDGGDHETIHDRMNAVSEWQGVVRDIRLYELARQLSQNDGHLIPA; via the coding sequence ATGAGCGAGTTCGATCCAGCTCCTGACTCAGCGCGTGAGCAGCCTCGGTGGCAGGAGGGGACGGACACATTTGGTCGCGTCTACGACGTGGTGCTTGGGCTCACCTCACCGACAGCATACACCGAGGTCGCAGAGCTCGCCGATTGCTCTCCGAACGCGGCGAAAAAGCACCTTGATCGCCTCACGGAGATGGGCATTGCTCGCGCCGATCGCGAGAGTCGTCCAGCTAAGTACGACCGAAACGACGGCTATCTCGAATGGCAAGAGGCGAGTCAGATCGCCGCTGACCTTTCTATCGACGAGATCATCGACCGCGTCGAAGCACTCGAAGAGCGACGGGCGGACTACGAGTCACAGTTCGGGACAACTGATCCGGCTACCGTCTCCGTGTTCGATGGTGGGGATCACGAGACGATCCACGACCGAATGAACGCTGTGAGTGAGTGGCAGGGTGTAGTTCGAGATATCCGGCTGTACGAGCTCGCCCGGCAACTCTCACAGAACGATGGCCACCTGATCCCCGCGTAA
- a CDS encoding ParA family protein yields MTDTNTARITVANQKGGAGKTTDVIHTGGALSDRGHEVLLVDIDYHGGLTCSLGYNDLYYDTDRTTLFDVLDFDQMESVNDIIVEHEEFDILPASEKLANNKNIQTLLEAPKSRERLEMTLDELNDDYDYIIVDTPPSLNVLTDNALVATGNVVIPVIPEKLNANSLQIFAKQLSSLEQAYGDINRLAIVCNRVEQNAEHRDTIEEIKSAYSLPIFEIPKRTDLSQSIGEGVSVFGFGKENQRVEDARELFNEIADLFDETFEKTAPEKVEA; encoded by the coding sequence ATGACCGACACCAATACCGCACGAATCACTGTAGCGAATCAGAAAGGAGGCGCGGGGAAGACGACTGATGTCATTCATACTGGCGGTGCACTTTCCGACCGGGGACACGAAGTCCTCCTGGTCGATATCGACTATCATGGAGGTCTCACCTGCTCACTCGGCTACAACGACCTGTATTACGACACCGACCGCACAACGCTATTCGACGTGCTGGATTTCGATCAGATGGAGTCGGTGAACGATATCATCGTCGAACACGAGGAGTTTGATATTCTCCCCGCGAGCGAGAAGCTCGCGAACAACAAGAACATCCAGACGTTGCTCGAGGCGCCGAAGAGTCGAGAGCGACTGGAGATGACCCTCGACGAACTCAATGATGACTACGACTACATCATCGTCGACACGCCGCCCTCCCTGAACGTTCTCACCGACAACGCTCTCGTCGCGACAGGCAATGTCGTCATCCCCGTCATTCCCGAGAAACTCAATGCCAACAGTCTCCAGATTTTCGCAAAGCAGCTGAGCTCTCTCGAACAGGCATACGGAGACATCAATCGGCTCGCAATCGTCTGCAACCGCGTCGAGCAGAACGCTGAACATCGCGACACCATCGAGGAGATTAAATCGGCGTATTCGCTCCCGATTTTCGAGATTCCGAAGCGTACCGATCTCTCCCAGTCGATCGGCGAAGGTGTGTCTGTCTTCGGCTTCGGCAAAGAGAATCAGCGCGTTGAGGATGCCCGCGAACTGTTCAATGAGATTGCGGACCTGTTCGATGAGACATTCGAGAAGACAGCGCCTGAGAAGGTGGAAGCATGA
- a CDS encoding RNA-guided endonuclease InsQ/TnpB family protein — MTELTKTLELKLVEPNAHKRRKLRETRKAYQQALHDAFDARCTTQTEANDVVVDYDLSGYAKNALKKYVPQLTTTYNAGELHDDHPVRFTNEGLRLDHKPGNAIEWYVKIPHHEDYHLWMPAQPNPEQRDWLEALNAGNAEMGESRLFERDGAWYLHVTATRDVEVGSEASAEDRTPIGVDIGEASLVTVCHRDDCDSPTAPELWAEEGKTVRRLRKTYFTATRRLQTRGSERLADSFGDDLWNQIDDVFHRVTREVVEYAESVENPVLVLEDLTYIRESMDYGEYMNRRLHGWGFAKLHAQIRYKAAEKGILVETVNPRNTSKECHACGEVGYRPKQATFKCTNDACWVGEYQADVNGAVNIADRYLSGESRSREHENDDDSAEDGGRLTAPQDSQADAEPQQETLGTYAS, encoded by the coding sequence GTGACCGAACTCACGAAGACGCTGGAGCTGAAACTGGTAGAGCCGAACGCTCACAAGCGGAGGAAACTCCGAGAGACGCGAAAGGCGTACCAGCAGGCGCTTCACGACGCCTTCGACGCCCGCTGTACCACGCAGACCGAAGCGAACGACGTAGTGGTTGACTACGACCTGAGCGGGTACGCGAAGAACGCGCTCAAGAAGTACGTCCCGCAACTCACGACGACGTACAACGCGGGCGAACTTCACGACGACCACCCCGTTCGCTTCACCAACGAAGGGCTACGCCTCGACCACAAGCCCGGGAACGCAATCGAGTGGTACGTCAAAATCCCGCACCACGAAGACTACCACCTCTGGATGCCAGCACAACCAAATCCTGAGCAGCGGGACTGGTTGGAGGCGCTGAACGCTGGCAACGCGGAGATGGGCGAGAGTCGGCTATTCGAGCGGGACGGGGCGTGGTATCTCCACGTCACCGCCACCCGTGACGTGGAAGTTGGTTCCGAGGCGTCCGCCGAAGACCGGACGCCCATCGGTGTCGATATTGGAGAAGCGTCGCTCGTCACGGTGTGTCACCGCGACGACTGTGATTCTCCGACCGCTCCCGAACTGTGGGCCGAGGAGGGGAAGACCGTTCGTCGGCTTCGCAAGACCTACTTCACCGCTACGAGGCGACTTCAAACTCGCGGAAGCGAGCGGCTCGCTGACTCGTTCGGTGACGATCTGTGGAACCAGATCGACGACGTATTCCACCGCGTCACCCGCGAAGTCGTGGAGTACGCGGAGTCCGTCGAGAACCCCGTATTGGTTCTGGAAGACCTGACGTACATCAGAGAGTCGATGGACTACGGCGAGTACATGAATCGCCGTCTCCACGGTTGGGGATTCGCGAAACTCCACGCACAGATCCGGTACAAGGCCGCCGAGAAGGGCATCCTTGTGGAGACGGTGAACCCTCGCAACACGTCGAAGGAGTGCCACGCGTGCGGTGAGGTGGGGTATCGTCCGAAGCAGGCGACGTTCAAATGTACGAACGACGCGTGTTGGGTAGGCGAGTACCAAGCGGACGTGAACGGAGCGGTGAACATCGCGGATCGCTACCTCAGCGGAGAGAGTCGTTCCAGAGAACACGAGAACGACGATGACTCGGCTGAGGATGGGGGGCGTTTGACCGCCCCACAAGACAGCCAAGCTGATGCTGAACCCCAGCAGGAGACGCTTGGAACGTATGCGTCTTGA
- the tnpA gene encoding IS200/IS605 family transposase, producing MKTTRHATYNLNYHIVWLPKYRNSVLVNEVADRVRTILHEIADDKGLEVLDLTVQPDHIHLVVSSPPKHAPSLLANWFKGISSRKYNHRHADHDGEKIKWARGYYAGTAGHVSSETITNYIQQHEEGDS from the coding sequence ATGAAGACCACACGGCACGCGACCTACAACCTCAACTACCACATAGTGTGGTTGCCGAAGTACCGGAACTCGGTACTCGTCAACGAGGTCGCAGACCGTGTGCGAACCATCCTTCACGAGATAGCCGACGACAAGGGTCTCGAAGTTCTCGACCTGACCGTACAACCCGACCACATCCACCTGGTCGTCAGTAGCCCGCCGAAACACGCCCCCTCGCTTCTCGCCAACTGGTTCAAAGGCATCAGTTCGCGGAAGTACAACCATCGCCACGCCGACCACGACGGCGAGAAGATCAAGTGGGCGAGAGGCTACTACGCAGGAACAGCTGGCCACGTCTCCAGCGAGACGATCACGAACTACATCCAGCAACACGAGGAGGGAGATTCGTGA
- a CDS encoding helix-turn-helix domain-containing protein, with the protein MYEVLDDTAAQTILAIESGDSIRRVAQNLHTPYETVRQAVNRLEDAGYVTYDNGLSVVNEHVRDAAHELVAASAGVSPPSIEEAYVIPQFGYWPFAFTRIDAVYVWTQGGYQVGRNPDDYPLFLAVREQDIDAWEAFIESFDLPTAVERQPGDELDGPLQIVLEPRTSLDIEHVEGYPVIPRAETIEYMRENSAQFQSGLEMLDRMYEDLKLDVT; encoded by the coding sequence ATGTATGAGGTGCTCGACGATACGGCGGCACAAACTATCCTCGCCATCGAGAGTGGAGACTCCATCCGTCGTGTTGCCCAAAACCTCCACACGCCCTACGAGACGGTGAGACAGGCCGTCAATCGGCTCGAAGACGCAGGCTACGTTACCTATGACAACGGTCTCAGTGTCGTCAACGAACACGTACGCGACGCAGCCCACGAGCTCGTTGCTGCCAGCGCCGGCGTCAGTCCACCCTCCATCGAGGAGGCATACGTCATCCCACAATTCGGCTACTGGCCATTCGCATTCACCCGGATCGACGCCGTCTACGTGTGGACCCAGGGCGGCTACCAAGTTGGGCGGAATCCGGATGACTATCCGCTGTTCCTCGCTGTTCGTGAGCAGGACATCGACGCTTGGGAGGCGTTCATTGAGTCCTTCGACCTCCCAACCGCAGTCGAGCGACAGCCCGGAGACGAACTGGACGGTCCGCTGCAGATCGTCCTCGAGCCACGCACATCACTCGATATCGAGCACGTCGAAGGGTACCCGGTGATCCCGAGAGCAGAGACAATCGAGTATATGCGTGAGAACTCTGCCCAGTTCCAGTCGGGGCTCGAGATGCTCGACCGAATGTACGAGGACCTCAAGCTCGACGTCACGTAA